A genomic stretch from Oreochromis niloticus isolate F11D_XX linkage group LG11, O_niloticus_UMD_NMBU, whole genome shotgun sequence includes:
- the LOC100695758 gene encoding cathepsin S, giving the protein MSPTNQGLLLLLISLCAGAAAMFESTLDAHWELWKKTHGKSYKNDAEDAHRRELWENNLKMITVHNLEASMGLHTYELGMNHMGDLTEEEILQFFASLTPPTDIQRAPSAFAGASGSGIPDTMDWREKGCVTKVKMQGACGSCWAFSAAGALEGQLAKSTGKLVDLSPQNLVDCSGKYGNHGCNGGFMTRAFQYVIDNHGIDSDASYPYTGRDEQCRYNPATRAANCSSYQFLPEGDENALKQALATIGPISVAIDARRPRFSFYRSGVYNDPSCTQEVNHGVLAVGYGSLNGQDYWLVKNSWGSTFGDQGYIRMARNTGNQCGIALYACYPVM; this is encoded by the exons ATGAGTCCGACTAATCAAG gccTGCTGTTGCTGCTCATCTCCCTGTGTGCTGGGGCAGCAGCCATGTTTGAATCCACACTGGATGCCCACTGGGAGCTGTGGAAGAAGACACATGGGAAGAGCTACAAAAATGAT GCGGAGGACGCTCACCGCCGGGAGCTGTGGGAGAATAACCTGAAGATGATTACTGTGCACAACCTGGAGGCCTCAATGGGACTTCACACCTATGAACTGGGCATGAATCACATGGGAGACCTG ACAGAAGAAGAGATCCTGCAGTTTTTTGCCAGTCTCACTCCTCCCACTGACATCCAGAGGGCGCCATCTGCCTTTGCAGGGGCATCAGGTTCTGGCATACCAGACACCATGGACTGGAGAGAGAAGGGTTGTGTCACCAAAGTCAAGatgcag gGTGCTTGTGGATCTTGCTGGGCCTTCAGTGCTGCAGGGGCCCTGGAAGGCCAGTTAGCCAAGAGTACAGGAAAGCTGGTGGATCTCAGTCCTCAGAACCTGGTGGATTGTTCTGGCAAATACGGTAACCACGGCTGCAATGGAGGCTTCATGACCCGAGCTTTCCAATATGTCATCGACAACCACGGAATCGACTCTGATGCTTCATACCCATATACAGGACGT GATGAGCAGTGCCGCTACAACCCAGCAACTCGTGCTGCCAACTGTTCCAGTTACCAGTTTCTGCCTGAAGGGGACGAGAACGCTCTGAAGCAGGCCCTTGCTACCATTGGACCCATTTCAGTGGCAATTGATGCTAGGCGGCCCAGATTTAGTTTCTATAGAAGTG GAGTGTATAATGACCCGTCATGCACACAAGAGGTGAATCACGGTGTGTTGGCAGTGGGCTACGGTTCTCTGAATGGACAAGACTACTGGCTCGTAAAGAACAG CTGGGGATCTACCTTCGGAGATCAGGGATACATCCGGATGGCACGCAACACAGGCAACCAGTGTGGCATCGCTTTGTATGCCTGTTACCCCGTCATGTAA